ATCGCTTCCTTATACGTGAATGAAAGGATGAAGTTGAAGCTGAGCAAGTGGGTATTTACTATTTAGTAATGTCTATGAAAAGGTCAAGAGTAACACTCATGTTTAGGTACAACTGCTTTTTGTTGGCAACTCAAAATCGTTCTTCCGTATCTAACAACTCTTCTAAAGCACTCAAAATAACAAGTGACAAACCACATAAGAAACTATCGCTTCACTTGCACACACTTTCATCTTTGCTTAAGCCCTCTTATTAAGGGGAACACAAAATGCTAATGCTAATCCGCCACTAAAACCAAATGGCTTTAAAGAAGTTGGCCTCCTTTATCTGCAACTTCATTGGTCTGAGAAGGCAGCTAAGGATTAAGGATGTAATAGCTTATGAGGCGATGGCATTGGATGTTTCAGAGAATGCGAAGGAGGGCGTGCTTCAATCTGCAGGAGGATCAAGCTCAGCTAAGGCTATGGAGGCTGAGGGTGAACATTGTTGTGTTTGCTTGTCAAGAATGAATGGAGGGCTTGACATGAGAGTGCTGCCTTGTCTGCATAAGTTCCATAAGGTATGCATTGAGAGATGGTTCAATGTTTGCCGGAAAACATGTCCGATATGCCGGTTTTCAATGGGGGAAGAGGAGAGATCGCACAAGAGAGAAGAGCAACTAACTGAAGAGATGGTAATATGGTTTTCCTCTTTTCATGTAGCTGGCTTTTAAGTTGTATATCAATTTTGTTgcctattttgtttttttttattttttttgagtgAATTGTTACAAACTTTTTCCAGTAAAATCCAGAAACAGACATCTAACTGTTTGACTGTTAGCATACATACATGTCTGCTTGCTTTCTAAGCTTCCGTgctagaaagaaaaagaaaaagaaaaaaaaaagcaatagaTTCCGTTGCCGGGAATCGAACCCGGGTCTCCTGGGTGAAAGCCAGATATCCTAACCGCTGGACGACAACGGATCTAAACCCTTTTGTTGTACCAAgttaataatttcttaattgtATAGATTATTtgttattaaatcaaaattttaattaaagattttaatttaCTGGAGAAATattgaatcaaaatttaataaatttttatttagtattatatcaatttacgtTTAATTCGATATTAACTAGGCTTCAAATTTATAATTCCTTATCTTCATCCATCAAACCAATtgtgaaaacattttttttattcctTTCTTTAGATCTCTTATGCCCTTCTCTTCCATAAAATTTCTCAAGCTACCCTTTGCATATTATAAAGCACAATTTGAAAGGGCTGAATATTATGAGGATTAGCGAGTCACAAGATGCTTTAATAATACGAATAATTGAATAAAGTAGCACAAGATAACCTTACAAGTAAAATGGATAAAATAAGCAAAAGATTTCAAACTGGCAATTACAAGCAATTCCTAAACCCTTCAAAAAGTCTGCTGTGTTGATCTTTTATCTATATGATTGCCCACGACCTTTACAAGATAAAGTAATTGGTATAAACCCCGCATTCAGAACTCTCTTCATGTGCTTGAGCAGATTCCTTGCATCAGGAGTGTAAAACCTAAGAAAAAAAATGGCAGAAAAAGATTAGAAAATATTGTACAATGCCTGTAATCACTTTTAATACATgttggatttaatttttatacatagCTACATAAGATCTCATGCCCTAACCAATCATAATATTGCCAAGGGAGAACTAGAGGTAGAAAACACCCCACTTGTCAGGAAAATTGAGGGAGAAAAAAAGGTATATCACAAGTGAAAATGACTAGAGGCACTCCATGAAAGAATTAAACGAGGGAACAACTGCAAAGAAAAGTGAGGAAGGGGGTTATGGAGCAAACAAAATTTTGATCTTTTCATCTGTATAAATTCCATTAAACTCCAAAATGATCAGAACCTACAGCTTTCATGTTTCCCTGCAATTTCTGGCCAACGTAATACCACATAACCAAGTAACATAAGAGGGAATGAGGTATAAACTAAAGCATTTCTCTAAAGCTTATTTTTCGTTCTCAAAAGCtattcataaaattaatttagagtTTGTTAGGCATATTATGATTACAAATGTTGTTAACTGGTCTTCAAAGCTTCTCATAATCGTTGTCTTCAACCTCAGACGGGCCTTAGAACCATTAATAAATGCGTCAAACCCGAGTATGTAAGGTGAAGGAGGGTTAGGGGAGAGCATGAAGAGTTGGTAGATTGGAAAGTTCACTTGAGAAAAGCCAGAATAACATTACCTCTAAAGGCCTAGACTAAATAAGTAATACTAACATGCACCAGTACCAAGACATTAGTACCTAAAAAGTAATACTTACAGTTTTAGCTTGAAACCTGTTGAAAATCATCAATGAACTGAATAGGTATCAACTTCAGAATGAGAAGTTACAGATTCTAGAAAACGTTAGCTAAAGACACTAAGTACTAACAATAACACGAGTATTTATTAGCAAAATGAAAATTAGTGATTATAGCAAAAATAAGTTGAAGAGTGTCAAGCTAAGTTTAATATTTACCCTTCTTCCAAGACTTTTTTTCCCCACTTTCTCTTTGGATGCTGGTGCTTCTCATCCATTACTCAATTTGCATCAGCCGGAACCCGTGCAAGGCTTCTCAAAAAAATAATTGCTTCAAAATATCTCATTTGCGATCCATGAAGCAAAATGTCTTCAGCTTTTTTCTTCTCTATATCATACCAAACAAGCCTGTCTCCATCCAACTCCAACAAAACTTCCAACCATCTCTTTGAAAAACCCAAAGGTCTAAGAGAGCCATATTTCAGATCAGTATGTGAAATTGAAAAGAGTTTAATCCAAGATTCCTTAACCCCATATTCTTTCATCACCCATACAACAACACCCACACCTTCATGATTAACGGTTAAGCATAACCATGTTCCTAATAAACCAATATCCATTCCAGACTCATGAAACTCAGGCAGTGGATCCTCTCGAAATTCATCAGTCACAAGATCATAAACCAAAATTACTTCCGAACTGCTCGGATTATCATATCTAAAAGCTATCCAATGCAAAGCCTCATTAGCAAGCACACCCATCCTATGACTAGTAGGAACTACAAAAGGTATTTTAACTGCTCTTACAATTTTGGTTTTCACTTTACAAATCAGCATTTCAGATTTCAAGAACCAACTCTTAGCAGTATTATGCACTTGCGCAATCCTCACAATCTTATAATCATCAGAGACACGATCATACCCGAACCCATATCCTGACCCGCGAAACCAAGTTCCATCCCAGGTCAAATTAACACAACTATGGAAGTTAAGAGGCAAAAAACCTGGAAACCAATGATGCTTTCGAGTAGACGGGTTCACTATGAGAATATCATCGTTGCTTTCGTTCCTCAAGCATATCAAACCATTGCAAGACCCGACTAATGAAACAGAACGAGTCCGGGAACTATTTGGTAGCTCACGGAACTCCATAGTCCCACATGAATCGGAGCAATCGAAGTCGTAATCATAGAATCGGCCATATTCTTCTTTGACGAAGAGGGTTTTATTGGTGCTGGTCTTGATGGAGTgattgatttggtgtttgataAAATCAGGGGCGTCAATTATGGCAAGCCACTTTTTGGACACGGACCTGCAGCGTAGAAGAGTCTGCACCTCAGCTCGAATTAAGATTTCGATCACGATTTCTGGCGGAAATCGGTCGGCCATAGTTAGAATTCACCTGCTCCGTTCGAAAATTCCGTTCAACGGCTATCTTCCATTTATCCGGACATACAGTGTACACTGCAACCCCGTTTAGAggcttttgtaatttttttccgCCCTAAATAAATCTAGAGGCGTTggcttattatttatttatttttctcattctaattttatttttatataattttatatttaaataagttaaaaaataaataaaataaaaatttgtgaTTTTGTAtagtaatttataaataaaataaaaataaatgataaattattttaaattagttgaattagtagaaaaaaaattaataatgagttatatttataatttattttgtttttcatttATTGGCAGAGACATGAGCGGAAATCATTGAATTTTTAGTTGCTTGTTGAATTAACATCAACAATGATTTCGAGTAAAAAggaaatcttaaaaaaaaaaaaaaaaaaaaatcacaaactTATTAGATctctcaactatagcacttcaAATATCAGGGACAAATCATTGActccaaataaaataaaataaaatgttaaatcATTACATCCTAAGCACGTCCCAGGTACTGAAGTATCATCTGTTAAAGGGATAATGACACGTTAGGTTAGTTTTTGACACGTTGATTCTAAGAGTTAGATATTAAAATAGACATTAAGTGCACGTTgattatcatatattattacGAGTTGGTTGTTTTATGAACAACGAGTTCCATATGAGCCTTGCCTCTTCACCTTCTTTGCTTTTTATTTAGTATTTACTGCATACGGTTTATTGGGTGCAGAGGGTTTTAATTTTGGCTAAAACTTTAAGTTTGGCCTCAGAAAGGGAATTACTTTTAGTTTGCTGAGGAATTAGAAGCAAGTATATTTTTTCTATCTGCACTCTTTTACGAAAATGATAATTTTCAATATCTTGACATTTGCATTTCTCTTacacttattttattgctttatgACATTACTTCTTTAATTTTTGGAGATTACTTTAATACTAacaaactaaaactcattagtGAAATCAAAATTATTCTATAGCTAAGGAAAACACACCTCGTAGCCAAAAGAAATTGTTGTTAACGcaaagaaagaagcttgaattgaaatatttaaaaaagcaTCAAACATTTTGTTTTATAAGGTTTTGGCTTATTTCAAAATAActtttacaaaaataaattttcacatttttttaatattcaaacaTTCAGCAAAATTTGTTGAtgtttgaaatttaataaagagTAGACTAAAACTATATTTTAATAACTTTAGTTTGGTTTATTTCATCTCTACttttttttattcctttttctctttGTCTTCTAGATTGTATGTACGGACGTACAATTTTTGTTGTAATCCTTCCTGAATTGAACTTAAATTGTTTAGGGTATTTTCAATATGATTTTCACTATAGTTGGCTATGTAGATTTTAGTAAGTGAAATGAGGATATCAATTGATTTTTGAAATCTAATAAAAAACTTCAggatatattttgataaatttggtCTGGTTTTCctcctctttatttttttcttttatcctcTAATAACGCGTAATCGTCATTCTGTATTAGTATTTTCTATCATAATCACCCTTAGTCATACATACAGAGTTTAGTCATATATACGAATATACTGCACATTTTTTCATCGTCAAGAgaccatttaattttatcttggACTAATTTCAGATATTACGAGTCTACTACTCCACGAATTCAACAGGTTAATCAAGTTGAGCTTTTTATATATAGGCTCGATCCGAGTTAAGTCTGTCAAAGCAAGTTATGAACGAAGTAGACCTACATATTGAATACTAATAGAGTTAAGATTTGACCTTTCCCGGGCTCAGTTATGGCCAAAATGTACAAGGCTAAATTATCATCATTAGTCAATAAAAGTAGTTttttagacaaaaaaaaaaaaaaaaaccttccttttttgcattttaaaaattttagaaagatttatatatataaatttattaatatattttatttttaaattaaaattaaataataaaaaatatattattttattaaaaaatattttctatggaattttttttgttaGAATGACTTGAGTGTGtcagaaaatatgaaaaaaaaaaaaattccatgaAACAAACCAATCCTAGTCAAAACAATATTCCTCAATATACTCATTAATGAGCCTGCCCCTCAAGATAGGATGTCAAGGCATAAAGTGAGAGTTTTCAGGGATGGGTTTGATTTCTTCCCATAATTGCACTTTTTACTGGTTGAtgtagaaaaagagaaaaataatccAAACGGCAGCTGACTATATAAATACTAccgaaaaataaaagaagaataaTTAAAGGGATTATCAGAACTCCAAAACTCAGTGTCATTGCCCAAAGAGGCATGGTGTATTTTGTATTGAGACTGTGATTGAATCAAAGATGAGCGTTCAACTTTTGAATAATTTGGAAGCCAAGACAAGCAAATAATAAATGGGTGAATGTGTGTGTAATAATGAAAAGCCAAGCCAACAACAAGTGATGGACAGTTTATAAGGAACCAAATGTCTTATCTTTACTTTCACTGTGCATTTCTCCTCCTTATACATAATTTGCCCTCCAAAAAGAAGAACTCGATTCCTTTTTATCTTTGCAATTATCATGATTCGTACAAAGGAAGATAGAGATAGATACTAAAGGGAAACCAAAGACCCACCACATGCTCCTGACTGTTAAGGATGTTTTTGCAAACACTCCTTTGAATTAGGAAACTTTACTCACTTTGCTACACTTGCTTTGCTTACATCCATCCCTTTCATCACAAAAACATTCATAAACAACAATCCATACGCattctctctctgtctctctctctctcacacccCAAAAGGAAGGAAACTCAACTGTGATAGGTAAGAGACACGGATTGGGTAAAACCAAAGCACTAACACTACTCAAAATGGAGCCGTTGACGTTCGATGGAGAGTGTGCTTTTTGGGATGCTGAGTGGAAGCAGCTAATAGTAACTGCCCAAAAATATATAGACACGACATCAACTTGCGTACATTAAACAAAAGGAAACAAAGTTTACTTAAAAAACACAATTAGCTTCCACATGGCTGTTAAAATTTGGTAAATTTATTTCCTTAAATCAATAACCTGGAATTTATTATGATTACTATTGCAACTCACCTCCTCTTGCTGTCTCTTGAGCCTCGCATTTTCTTCCATTAGATGTTCTATTGCGAGCTCTAGCTCATTTGTATAAGCCTGCAAGAGAAGAAAAATGGCGCCGGAAACAGATTCATAACTTGAAGAAACTGAACAGGAGAATCAGAAAAACTAACTTGATAAATAGTGCTAATTAGGTAATTTCCTGTTTTCTAGCTCTCGATCGAGCTGCTGATTCTCGGTTCTTGATCATACGCTTATGCCGGCGATCGCAGGAACTGTTATCAGATTCTTGAACTCTTTTTTTGCTAAAAGAAGATGAATCCAAAGCCTCGAAAGGACTATTAAAAGAGGAAACAGGATGGCTGGGCAAATGCGAGGTAGGCCTAAGTGGATAATCAGAGTTGTCAAGAAAATCGAACCCAGGACCTGTGTTTAAGCTGAGAACAGTAGCAGGCGGTGGCACAGGAGAGCCATATAGAGCAGGATCTCCTTGAGCATGAGCAGACACTCTTCTCGTTTGTGGATCTTTGCTAAAGGGTCTAGCAAAGAAGTCTTGAAGAATAAAGTTAGGGTTGCGATGCTGATTATGGCGAGTGGGAGCGACAGCGATGTCTTGATCGCCGGAAGAGTGATCATGAAGAGAAGCAAGattgatgtctttccagacctCTTCCATGGTTGAAGGCTTGCGGTTCTGATGGAGGAGATTGGAAGGCGGAAATGGCTGAGCAAACGAAGACGCGGAGGATGATTTAGAAGAGGAAGAGATTTTTGTTATGGTGCTGCGAGTACTTACTTGGTTTCTTTACCAGCCTTGGAGGACATCAAATATTGGATAGAAGGTAATCTTGGATATGGGTGTACGGTTAATTATCCAATATCGAgttgaaatattatatttaattggttataattatactaattaaacttattttatgattttattttgttttttttattaaagattaaa
The Manihot esculenta cultivar AM560-2 chromosome 1, M.esculenta_v8, whole genome shotgun sequence genome window above contains:
- the LOC110622684 gene encoding E3 ubiquitin-protein ligase RHA2A; translation: MALKKLASFICNFIGLRRQLRIKDVIAYEAMALDVSENAKEGVLQSAGGSSSAKAMEAEGEHCCVCLSRMNGGLDMRVLPCLHKFHKVCIERWFNVCRKTCPICRFSMGEEERSHKREEQLTEEMVIWFSSFHVAGF
- the LOC110617567 gene encoding F-box protein CPR1; its protein translation is MADRFPPEIVIEILIRAEVQTLLRCRSVSKKWLAIIDAPDFIKHQINHSIKTSTNKTLFVKEEYGRFYDYDFDCSDSCGTMEFRELPNSSRTRSVSLVGSCNGLICLRNESNDDILIVNPSTRKHHWFPGFLPLNFHSCVNLTWDGTWFRGSGYGFGYDRVSDDYKIVRIAQVHNTAKSWFLKSEMLICKVKTKIVRAVKIPFVVPTSHRMGVLANEALHWIAFRYDNPSSSEVILVYDLVTDEFREDPLPEFHESGMDIGLLGTWLCLTVNHEGVGVVVWVMKEYGVKESWIKLFSISHTDLKYGSLRPLGFSKRWLEVLLELDGDRLVWYDIEKKKAEDILLHGSQMRYFEAIIFLRSLARVPADAN
- the LOC110627574 gene encoding protein FD; translation: MEEVWKDINLASLHDHSSGDQDIAVAPTRHNQHRNPNFILQDFFARPFSKDPQTRRVSAHAQGDPALYGSPVPPPATVLSLNTGPGFDFLDNSDYPLRPTSHLPSHPVSSFNSPFEALDSSSFSKKRVQESDNSSCDRRHKRMIKNRESAARSRARKQAYTNELELAIEHLMEENARLKRQQEELLLAASTQHPKKHTLHRTSTAPF